In one Deinococcus sp. Leaf326 genomic region, the following are encoded:
- a CDS encoding winged helix-turn-helix domain-containing protein — translation MPEWQPTRYSRAQLKERRLAALEWIARGTHKNQEIADHFGVSVHTVYSWKGRLKRNGSLQATVARGPVSRLTAEQGERLRTLLREGAVHHGFRDETWTTRRVSELIGRHFEIWYHHDHVRHILRRLGFTPQMPDGRAAERNEVRIAGWKEQVAPELKKKGR, via the coding sequence ATGCCTGAATGGCAGCCTACCCGTTATTCCCGTGCTCAACTCAAAGAGCGCCGCCTCGCGGCGCTTGAATGGATCGCACGCGGAACGCACAAGAATCAGGAGATTGCCGATCACTTTGGGGTCTCGGTGCACACCGTGTACAGCTGGAAAGGTCGGCTGAAACGCAACGGCAGTCTTCAGGCCACCGTGGCCAGGGGTCCAGTCTCGCGGCTTACGGCGGAGCAAGGTGAGCGGTTGCGCACCCTCCTGCGGGAGGGTGCGGTGCATCACGGCTTTCGGGACGAGACCTGGACGACCCGGCGTGTCAGCGAATTGATCGGCCGGCACTTCGAGATCTGGTACCACCATGACCATGTCCGGCACATCCTGCGTCGGTTGGGCTTTACCCCGCAGATGCCTGATGGGCGTGCGGCGGAACGCAACGAAGTTCGGATCGCCGGCTGGAAAGAACAGGTGGCCCCGGAGTTGAAAAAAAAAGGTCGCTGA
- the ung gene encoding uracil-DNA glycosylase has translation MSTASTVQVVWFKKDLRVHDHLPLLEASARGPVLPLYIYEPEQLHHSEFGGHHLQYLNECLDELDTALRALGAPLVRRHGEAVHILEELHAEVGFTALWAHEETGNGVSYARDRRVYDWCRAKSVPFTEVPQNGVVRRLRNRDGWADTWEERLGGAPLGPPERVQTVHVPSVGLLGAPDLNLAPNLKVIPPGGRRVAEQTLTSFLTLRGMDYMREMSSPLTAEDSCSRLSAPLAFGTLSLREVVQATRQRLAAVKGDLTADPRWVRSLRSFESRLHWHCHFMQRLESEPEMEFRNLNRAFDGLRPEWNQEHFDRWAAGQTGYPLQDACMRMLAETGWLNFRMRAMTISFSSQLLWLHWRVPGEFLAYHWLDNEPGIHWAQVQMQSSTVGINRVRIYNPTKQSRDQDPTGAFIRHWVPELQEVPTDFIHAPWEWSGAGRLKYPAPVIDAERAIRAAKARITAVRETAFFKEEARRVYALHGSRKKAMVRAERRALGLPEKPVRPVRRSPAALVIAGQPSLFETSPEPVKPVIPAGLPDSWRDALADEFAAPYFHALKDFLVEERRTHTVYPPAADVFNALRFTPLENVKVFILGQDPYHGAGQAHGLSFSVRPGVRVPPSLQNIYKELQTDQPGFTPPRHGYLRAWAEQGVLLLNAVLTVRAGEANSHAGKGWEPFTDAVIRAVNAKPERVVFVLWGAYARKKAKLITGKQHVQARAGGLRVVGGLCAQEGQVDHRQAARDRRVGASVAPEHGAVHGEPAVLEGERGARRGRGDAHRLAAAPQGRHRVTPGRIDLQTGESQGASDVALDPMQGSRGCGLQLELGRHPGPLDRPIDHVTA, from the coding sequence GTGTCCACAGCGTCCACAGTGCAGGTGGTCTGGTTCAAGAAGGACCTGCGGGTCCATGATCACTTGCCGCTCCTCGAGGCCTCGGCCCGGGGCCCGGTACTGCCACTCTATATCTACGAGCCAGAGCAGCTTCATCATTCTGAATTTGGTGGCCACCACCTCCAGTACCTGAATGAGTGCCTAGACGAACTGGACACCGCCCTGCGAGCCCTGGGTGCTCCCCTCGTCCGGCGGCATGGCGAAGCGGTGCATATCCTTGAGGAGTTGCATGCCGAGGTCGGCTTCACTGCCCTGTGGGCGCACGAGGAAACTGGCAACGGCGTGAGCTACGCCCGGGACCGCCGTGTTTATGACTGGTGCAGAGCCAAGAGCGTGCCCTTTACCGAGGTGCCGCAAAACGGTGTGGTTCGCCGTCTCCGGAATCGTGACGGCTGGGCAGATACCTGGGAAGAAAGGCTGGGCGGGGCACCCCTTGGACCCCCAGAGCGTGTGCAGACCGTCCACGTCCCCTCAGTGGGCCTCCTGGGGGCACCTGATCTCAACTTAGCCCCCAACCTTAAGGTCATTCCCCCCGGGGGGCGCCGCGTGGCAGAACAGACCCTGACCAGCTTCCTGACCCTCCGCGGCATGGACTACATGCGGGAGATGAGCAGTCCCCTCACCGCCGAGGACAGTTGCTCGCGTCTGAGTGCCCCGCTCGCCTTCGGCACACTGAGCCTGCGCGAAGTCGTCCAGGCCACCCGGCAACGGCTCGCGGCCGTCAAGGGCGACCTGACGGCCGATCCCCGCTGGGTCCGCTCTCTGCGATCCTTCGAGAGCCGACTGCACTGGCACTGTCATTTCATGCAGCGCCTGGAGTCCGAACCCGAGATGGAGTTTCGGAACCTCAACCGGGCCTTCGACGGCCTGCGTCCCGAGTGGAACCAAGAGCACTTCGACCGCTGGGCTGCGGGCCAGACGGGCTATCCCCTCCAGGACGCTTGTATGCGGATGCTCGCAGAGACCGGCTGGCTGAACTTCCGCATGCGGGCCATGACCATCTCGTTCTCCAGCCAGCTGCTGTGGCTGCATTGGCGCGTACCCGGCGAGTTCCTGGCGTATCACTGGCTTGACAACGAACCGGGTATCCACTGGGCCCAGGTGCAGATGCAGAGCAGCACGGTGGGCATCAACCGAGTCCGCATCTACAACCCAACCAAGCAGTCTCGCGACCAGGATCCGACAGGGGCGTTTATTCGCCATTGGGTGCCGGAACTGCAGGAAGTGCCCACCGACTTCATTCACGCGCCCTGGGAGTGGAGTGGGGCTGGCCGCCTGAAGTATCCCGCGCCGGTCATTGACGCCGAGCGGGCTATCCGGGCGGCCAAAGCCCGGATCACGGCTGTGCGGGAGACGGCGTTCTTCAAGGAGGAAGCGCGGCGGGTCTACGCCCTGCACGGCAGCCGGAAGAAGGCAATGGTGCGGGCAGAGCGCCGGGCTCTGGGCCTGCCCGAGAAGCCTGTTCGACCGGTGCGGCGCTCCCCCGCGGCCTTGGTCATAGCAGGACAGCCGAGCCTGTTCGAGACGAGCCCTGAGCCGGTCAAACCCGTGATTCCCGCCGGGTTGCCGGATTCGTGGCGTGACGCGCTGGCCGACGAATTCGCCGCGCCGTATTTCCATGCCCTCAAGGACTTCCTGGTCGAGGAACGCCGCACCCATACCGTCTATCCTCCGGCCGCCGACGTCTTCAACGCCCTGCGTTTCACGCCGCTGGAGAACGTCAAGGTCTTCATTCTGGGCCAGGACCCCTACCACGGCGCCGGGCAGGCGCACGGCCTGTCCTTCAGTGTGCGGCCCGGCGTGCGCGTGCCCCCCAGTCTCCAGAACATCTACAAGGAGTTGCAGACGGACCAGCCTGGGTTCACGCCGCCCCGCCACGGCTATCTGCGGGCCTGGGCCGAGCAGGGTGTGCTGCTGCTCAACGCGGTGCTGACCGTGCGGGCGGGCGAGGCGAACAGCCACGCGGGCAAGGGCTGGGAGCCGTTCACGGATGCGGTAATCCGGGCGGTGAACGCCAAGCCCGAGCGGGTGGTCTTCGTGTTGTGGGGGGCCTATGCGCGCAAGAAGGCCAAGTTGATCACCGGCAAGCAGCACGTCCAAGCCCGAGCGGGTGGTCTTCGTGTTGTGGGGGGCCTATGCGCGCAAGAAGGCCAAGTTGATCACCGGCAAGCAGCACGTGATCGTCGAGTCGGCGCATCCGTCGCCCCTGAGCATGGTGCGGTTCATGGGGAGCCGGCCGTTCTCGAAGGTGAACGCGGCGCTCGAAGAGGCAGGGGAGACGCCCATCGACTGGCAGCTGCCCCTCAAGGTCGACACCGAGTAACCCCGGGCCGCATCGATCTGCAAACTGGAGAGAGCCAGGGGGCCAGCGACGTCGCGCTTGACCCCATGCAAGGGTCACGCGGATGCGGGCTACAGCTTGAGCTCGGAAGACATCCAGGTCCTTTGGACCGACCTATTGATCACGTCACGGCTTAG
- a CDS encoding excalibur calcium-binding domain-containing protein: MRGLLTLAALSLGPMQAQAAFPGALTIRFLDVGQGDAVLITSPEGKSVLYDGGRSEPRLQTLLRQYEVQSLDLVAASHADADHITGLIPAVTLYKPRFFLNNGLAGTTQTWRKLVTAAQQAGTQGLVAKDQIINLGSVKLTVLAPPPGMPRTEQNLNSVGLLVQYGAFRALMTGDSETPETAGWLKKYPAGTLGPVEVYKSIHHGAANGDNAAWLAAVRPKNVVVSVGPNNYGHPTATALNLYKSVGAAVWRTDQMGTVTITVQTTGAYTITTEKGRAAQGQAVGSSVSPPPRPVPTLPSAPTPVAPSSLSYANCAAVRAAGKAPLVRGQPGYSTKLDRDGDGRACE, translated from the coding sequence GTGAGGGGCCTCCTGACACTGGCCGCCCTCAGCCTGGGACCTATGCAGGCCCAGGCCGCTTTCCCTGGCGCCCTGACGATCCGCTTCCTCGACGTGGGGCAGGGCGACGCGGTGCTCATCACTTCACCCGAAGGCAAGAGCGTCCTCTACGACGGGGGCAGGAGCGAACCCCGGCTGCAGACCCTGCTGCGGCAGTATGAGGTCCAGAGTCTTGATCTCGTGGCGGCCAGTCACGCCGACGCCGACCACATCACCGGCCTGATTCCAGCCGTCACGCTCTACAAGCCCCGGTTCTTCCTCAACAACGGCCTCGCGGGCACGACCCAGACCTGGCGCAAACTGGTCACCGCCGCGCAGCAGGCGGGGACACAGGGGCTGGTCGCCAAGGACCAGATCATCAACCTCGGGAGCGTGAAGCTCACGGTCCTGGCCCCCCCACCGGGGATGCCTAGGACTGAGCAGAACCTGAACAGCGTGGGACTGCTGGTGCAGTACGGCGCGTTCCGGGCCCTGATGACCGGAGACAGCGAGACGCCTGAGACGGCGGGCTGGCTCAAGAAGTATCCGGCGGGTACCCTCGGCCCTGTGGAGGTGTACAAGAGCATCCACCACGGGGCCGCGAACGGAGACAACGCGGCGTGGCTGGCGGCAGTGCGCCCGAAGAACGTGGTGGTGAGCGTGGGGCCGAACAACTATGGACACCCGACGGCGACGGCGTTGAACCTCTATAAGAGCGTGGGCGCGGCGGTCTGGCGGACGGACCAGATGGGAACAGTGACGATCACGGTGCAGACCACTGGGGCGTACACCATCACGACCGAGAAAGGCCGGGCCGCACAGGGGCAGGCCGTCGGCTCAAGCGTTTCCCCTCCTCCGCGTCCGGTCCCCACGCTTCCCTCAGCCCCCACACCGGTGGCCCCCAGCAGCTTGAGCTACGCCAATTGCGCGGCGGTGCGGGCCGCGGGGAAAGCTCCCCTTGTGCGCGGACAGCCGGGCTACAGCACCAAGCTCGACCGGGATGGCGACGGCCGCGCCTGCGAGTGA
- a CDS encoding DUF3006 domain-containing protein, producing the protein MTSDDPAPSLVTVDGIEGRLARVELPDGTTEDWSLASLPTGVREGDVVRLHVEGGDLEMEIDHAETAQRRQGAQAQLNALNRPASVGEEIDL; encoded by the coding sequence ATGACCTCCGACGATCCCGCACCTAGCCTCGTCACCGTTGACGGCATTGAGGGCCGCCTCGCCCGCGTGGAGCTGCCCGACGGCACCACCGAGGATTGGTCCCTGGCCAGTCTGCCCACTGGGGTCCGCGAGGGTGACGTCGTGCGCCTGCACGTCGAAGGTGGGGACCTGGAGATGGAGATCGACCATGCGGAGACTGCTCAGCGTCGTCAGGGGGCCCAGGCCCAGCTCAACGCCCTGAACCGTCCCGCGTCGGTTGGCGAGGAGATCGACCTGTGA